ATCGTAGACTTCGGTGCCTTCGTGGCTATCGGTGGCGGTAAAGAAGGCCTGGTACACATTTCTCAGATCGCTGACAAGCGCGTAGAGAAAGTGACTGACTATCTGCAGATGGGTCAGGAAGTACCGGTTAAGGTTCTGGAAGTTGATCGCCAGGGCCGTGTCCGTCTGAGCATTAAAGAAGCGACCGAGCAGACTCAGCCTGCGGCCGCGCCGGAAGCTCCGGCAGCGGAACAGGGCGAGTAAGGTTGCCTATTAGCCCTCCGCCTTTGCGGAGGGCGCATTCCGGGCAGGACGCTTGTTAGCAGCCGGGGAACAGGACGTTCATCCAATTGTTGTCTTCGGGAGTGGGAAATGAAGCCTTTTTTGCGCTGGTGTTTCGTTGCGACAGCACTCACGCTGGCAGGATGCAGCAACTCCTCTGCCTGGCGTAAGAGTGAAGTCCTGGCGGTGCCATTGCAACCGACATTGCAGCAAGAAGTGATTCTGGCACGTATGGAACAAATTCTTGCCAGTCGGGCTTTATCCGATGATGAACGCGCACAGCTTTTATATGAGCGCGGAGTGTTGTATGATAGTCTCGGTTTGAGAGCATTAGCGCGTAACGATTTCTCGCAAGCGCTGGCAATCAGACCCGATATGCCTGAAGTATTCAATTACTTAGGCATTTATTTAACGCAGGCAGGCAATTTTGATGCTGCCTATGAAGCGTTTGATTCTGTACTTGAGCTTGATCCAACTTACAATTACGCATATCTGAACCGCGGCATCGCGCTTTATTACGGTGGTCGTGCTAAGTTAGCGCAAGATGATCTGCTGGCGTTTTATCAAGACGATCCCAATGATCCTTTCCGTAGTCTGTGGCTATACATCGTTGAGCGGAAGCTCGATGAGAAGCAGGCTGTCGTAGCACTCAAGCAGCGCTACGAAAAATCGGACAAAGAGCAATGGGGATGGAACATTGTCGAGTTCTATCTCGGTGACATTAGCGAAGCAACGCTGATGGATCGCCTGAAGACGGACGCAACGGATAACACCTCGCTCGCTGAACATCTCAGTGAAACAAACTTCTATTTAGGTAAGTACTACCTAAGTCTGGGGGACAAGGACAGCGCTACGGCACTGTTCAAACTGGCGGTCGCTAACAACGTTCATAACTTTGTTGAGCACCGATACGCATTGTTGGAATTAGCGCTCTTGGGCCAGGAGCAAGATGACCTGGCAGAATCGGACCAGCAATAGCTGACGAACATACAAATCAGACCATATTCTTTTTTGATTGCCATCATCTTCACGGGTGAGGGCTTTATTGTTCGTTAATTACCCAAATTTGAGCCGGTTCACACTTTTCAATGAAAATTGCAGGTCAATTTCACGATGAGTTATGTAGACTGGCCGCCATCTACGAGGCACGTGTACTACATGACTGATACCATCGAGACTACTACTATCGAAACTACTTTTTCCGATCTGGGTCTTAACGACTCCATCATTAAAGCTCTGAACGATCTGGGCTACGAAAAACCATCTCCAATCCAGGCAGAGTGTATTCCACATCTGCTGGGTGGCCGCGATGTACTGGGTATGGCCCAGACGGGTAGCGGCAAAACTGCAGCGTTCTCTTTACCGCTGCTGCACAACCTTGATCCAGAGCTGAAAGCACCACAAATCCTGGTGCTGGCACCGACCCGCGAACTGGCGGTTCAGGTTGCTGAAGCCATGACGGATTTCTCTAAACATATGCACGGCGTAAACGTTGTGGCCCTTTACGGTGGCCAGCGTTATGACGTACAGCTGCGCGCCCTGCGTCAGGGACCACAAATTGTTGTCGGTACCCCAGGTCGTCTGCTCGATCACTTAAAACGTGGCACGCTGAACCTGTCCAGCCTGAAAGGTCTGGTCCTGGATGAAGCTGATGAAATGCTGCGTATGGGCTTCATCGAAGACGTTGAAACCATTATGGCTCAGATCCCAGAAGGTCATCAGACCGCTCTGTTCTCTGCAACCATGCCAGAAGCGATTCGTCGTATTACTCGTCGTTTCATGAAAGAACCGCAGGAAGTTCGCATTCAGTCTAGCGTAACGACCCGTCCTGACATCAGCCAGAGCTACTGGACTGTATGGGGCATGCGTAAGAACGAAGCGCTGGTGCGTTTCCTGGAATCAGAAGATTTTGATGCGGCGATTATCTTCGTACGTACCAAAAATGCGACCCTGGAAGTGGCTGAAGCGCTGGAACAGAGTGGCTATAACAGTGCCGCGCTGAACGGCGACATGAACCAGTCCCTGCGTGAGCAGACTCTGGATCGTCTGAAAGATGGTCGTCTGGACATCCTGATTGCGACCGACGTTGCGGCCCGTGGCCTGGACGTTGAGCGTATTAGCCTGGTTGTTAACTACGACATCCCAATGGACTCCGAGTCTTACGTTCACCGTATCGGCCGTACCGGTCGTGCAGGTCGTGCTGGCCGTGCGCTGCTGTTCGTTGAGAACCGCGAGCGTCGTCTGCTGCGTAACATCGAACGCACCATGAAGCTGACGATTCCAGAAGTAGAACTGCCAACCCGTGAACTGCTGAGTGAGCGTCGTCTGGCTAAGTTCTCCGCTAAAATTCAGCAGCAGCTGGAAAGCAGCGATCTGGATATCTACCGCGGTCTGCTGGCAAAAATTCAGCCTTCTGCTGATGAAGCACTGGATATGGAAACTCTGGCCGCAGCACTGCTGAAAATGGCTCAGGGCGAACGTCCTCTGATCCTGCCACCAGATGCACCGATGCGTCCTAAGCGTGAGTTCCGCGATCGTGACGAACGTTTCGACCGTAATGACCGTGCTCCGCGCGGCGATCGTAACGACCGTGGCCCACGTGGTGACCGTCCAGAGCGTAGCGGTGAAGACCGTCCGCGTCGCGAACGTCGTGACGTTGGTGATATGCAGCTGTACCGCATTGAAGTGGGTCGTGATGACGGCGTTGAAGTTCGTCACATTGTTGGCGCTATCGCTAACGAAGGCGATATCAGCAGCCGTTACATCGGTAACATCAAGCTGTTCGGTACCCACTCTACTATCGAGCTGCCGAAAGGTATGCCGGGCGAAGTTCTGCAGCACTTTACTCGCACCCGCATCCTGAACAAGCCGATGAACATGCAGCTGGTCGGTGATGCAGTGCCGCACACCGGTGGCGGTGAGCGTCGCGGTGCTCCTGCTGGTGGTCGTGGCGGTTTCGGTGAGCGTCGTGAAGGCGGTCGCAGCGAAGGTGCTCGCGGTGGCGAAGGTCGTCGCTTCAGCGGTGAACGTCGTGAAGGTGGTGGTGCAGGCCGTTTCAGCGGTGAGCGTCGCGAAGGTGGCCGTGGGCCACGTCGTGATGATGCGCCAGTGCGTCGTCGTCCTACCGAAGCATAATTGCCAGATAAAAAACTACGTTTGCTGACGTAAAGTAAACGATACAGCCCCGGTATTTATTATCGGGGCTTTTTTTATTTCAATTGTACTCGTGTACTGGTACAGTGCTGCGCATAAAACTTATTTAGATTATTTTCTTCTGGAGAGCAGGCGCTATGGCGACATTGACCACCACAGCAACCCGGCCGTCATTGATTGGCGGGGTGGTGATTATCGGCGGAACGATTATTGGTGCAGGGATGTTCTCGCTGCCGGTGGTCATGTCCGGAGCGTGGTTCTTCTGGTCGCTGGCGGCATTGGTGTTCACCTGGTTCTGCATGCTGCATTCCGGGCTAATGATCCTCGAGGCCAACCTCAACTATCGGATTGGCTCGAGCTTCGACACCATCACTAAAGATTTGCTCGGTAAGCGCTGGAACATCATCAACGGGCTGTCGATTGCGTTCGTGCTCTACATTCTGACCTACGCCTACATCTCAGCGAGCGGCTCGATTCTGCACCACACGTTCAGTGAAATGTCGCTGAATGTGCCGCCGCGTCTGGCCGGGTTGGGCTTCGCGATTCTGGTGGCGTTTGTGGTGTGGCTCAGTACCAAAGCGGTCAGCCGAATGACGGCGATTGTCCTCGGCGCGAAAGTGATTACTTTCTTCCTGACCTTCGGCAGCTTGCTTGGTCACGTAGAATCGCCAACGTTGTTCAACGTGGCGGAACAGCACGCGACCTATCTGCCGTATCTGCTGATGACGCTGCCGTTCTGCCTGGCGTCGTTCGGCTATCACGGTAATGTGCCAAGCCTGATGAAGTATTACGGCAAAGATCCTAAGACCATCGTCAAGTGCCTGGTATACGGCACACTGCTGGCGCTGGGCCTGTATGCCGTGTGGCTGCTGGGGACGATGGGGAATATCTCGCGTCCAGAATTTATCGGCATTGCGCAGAAGGGCGGTAACATTGATGTGCTGGTGCAGGCGCTGAGCGGCGTGCTGAACAGTCGTAGTCTGGATCTTCTGCTGGTTGTGTTCTCAAACTTTGCCGTCGCGAGTTCTTTCCTCGGCGTGACGCTGGGCCTGTTCGACTATCTGGCGGATCTGTTCAAGTTTGACGATGCCCCGCTCGGACGTTTTAAAACCGCGCTGTTGACCTTCTTTCCACCGGTGATTGGCGGCCTGCTGTGGCCGAACGGTTTCCTGTATGCGATTGGCTATGCCGGTCTGGCGGCGACCATCTGGGCGGCGATTGTACCCGCGCTGCTGGCGCGTAAATCACGCAAGCGCTTTGGTAGTCCGCAGTTCCGCGTATGGGGTGGAAAGCCGATGATTGCGCTGATTCTGCTGTTTGGGGTCGGTAACGTGGTGGTTCACTTCCTGTCGAGCTTCAATGTGTTGCCAGTGTATCAGTAATCGTTAATGCCCGGCGGCGCAATGCTTGCCGGGCCTACGTGGCAATATACCTGTAGGCCTGGCAAACGAAGTGCCGCCGGGCAACAAACAAAAACTATCCCAACAACTCCTCTTTCACCTGCATCGCCAAATCGAACGAATGCAGGCGCGCCTGGTGATCGAAAATCTGCCCGTTGACCATGATTTCGTCGGCCTGTGTTTCACGCAGCACCGATTCCAGCCCATGACGAATTTTCGTTTTATCTCCCACCAACGACATGCCGAGCGCCTGATCGACGCCGTATTTCTCGCCCGGCGTCCAGAAGTGATCCATGTTCTGAATCGGCGGTGGCAGTTGCCCGGTTTCGCCCCGACGCAGTTTCACAAACGCCTGCTGCATGGTGGTGAACAGGAATTCCGCATCCCGGTTGCTGTCGGCAGCAATGATATTGATGCAGACCATCGCGTACGGTTTTTCCAGACGCGCTGACGGTTTGAACTGGGTGCGATAGAGCTGCAACGCCTGGAACAACATATCGGGCGCGAAGTGCGAGGCGAAGGCGAACGGCAGCCCCAGCTGTGCGGCAAGCTGGGCGCTGTAAAGGCTTGAGCCCAGCAGCCACACCGGAATTTTTTCACCGTATCCCGGGACCGGACGCACCTGCGGATTGGGATCACGCGCATCAAACCAGTCGACCAGTTCGGCAACGTCGCGCGGGAAGTTATCAATATCACCGCCCATATGACGGCGCAGGGCGCGCATCGTCGGCTGATCGCTGCCCGGCGCACGTCCCAGCCCCAAATCGATACGGCCTGGATACAGCGTGTTCAGGGTGCCGAACTGCTCGGCAATCACCAATGGAGAGTGGTTGGGCAACATGACCCCGCCAGACCCGAGGTGAAGCGTCGAGGTGTTAGCGGCCAGATAGCCAATCAACACCGAGGTTGCGGCGCTGGCGATCCCACTCATATTGTGGTGTTCGGCCAGCCAGTAACGGTGATAACCACGCTTCTCCGCGAGGCGGGCGAGGTCGAGCGAATGGGAAAAGGCTTCTTTCGCTGAAGAGCCCTGAGGGATCGGCGCCAGATCCAGCACCGAGAATGCACAATTTTTGTCAGTCATAACGGCTCACTTTGCTACAGCATCGTCATCAGATTGAAGGTCTTCTTCCAGCCTGGCGCAGGAAAATCGCGCCGGCCAGAAAAGCTGCATCTTTAATACTGCATTACAAACCGATAACCGTCGTTAACAAAGTGAGCTTTTTTATGCCTGTAGTTTGAGTCCGGCCAGACGTTTCCAGTAGCCGTTGCAGTCGCTGTGCGCTTGGAGCGCCAGCGGTGCGGCACCCTTTTCATTGGCGCGGAAGGCGTCAATCATCGCGAAGGTATCGGTGCCCATCGGCGACAGACGAACCATATCGACCAGACCGTCCATCGACTTCAGCTCATTGCCGAGGTTGTAAACGTAGCCACTCATGGTCTGAATACCGTTCAGGACAAACACCTGCTGGTTCTCCTGCGACAGCATATCGCGCCCGTTAGGATATTTGATGCAGCAGGTTTCGCACTCGTCCTTCGGCTTGTCTTCCGAGCGCGCGGTAAAGCAGCGGGCGGAATAGGCCAGTGGCAGGTGGCCGTAGCTCAGAACTTCCACTTCAAACTTATCGCGAATGCCCAGCTCTTCGCACTGT
This DNA window, taken from Scandinavium goeteborgense, encodes the following:
- the mtr gene encoding tryptophan permease, coding for MATLTTTATRPSLIGGVVIIGGTIIGAGMFSLPVVMSGAWFFWSLAALVFTWFCMLHSGLMILEANLNYRIGSSFDTITKDLLGKRWNIINGLSIAFVLYILTYAYISASGSILHHTFSEMSLNVPPRLAGLGFAILVAFVVWLSTKAVSRMTAIVLGAKVITFFLTFGSLLGHVESPTLFNVAEQHATYLPYLLMTLPFCLASFGYHGNVPSLMKYYGKDPKTIVKCLVYGTLLALGLYAVWLLGTMGNISRPEFIGIAQKGGNIDVLVQALSGVLNSRSLDLLLVVFSNFAVASSFLGVTLGLFDYLADLFKFDDAPLGRFKTALLTFFPPVIGGLLWPNGFLYAIGYAGLAATIWAAIVPALLARKSRKRFGSPQFRVWGGKPMIALILLFGVGNVVVHFLSSFNVLPVYQ
- the yrbN gene encoding protein YrbN; its protein translation is MKIAGQFHDELCRLAAIYEARVLHD
- a CDS encoding DEAD/DEAH family ATP-dependent RNA helicase; the protein is MTDTIETTTIETTFSDLGLNDSIIKALNDLGYEKPSPIQAECIPHLLGGRDVLGMAQTGSGKTAAFSLPLLHNLDPELKAPQILVLAPTRELAVQVAEAMTDFSKHMHGVNVVALYGGQRYDVQLRALRQGPQIVVGTPGRLLDHLKRGTLNLSSLKGLVLDEADEMLRMGFIEDVETIMAQIPEGHQTALFSATMPEAIRRITRRFMKEPQEVRIQSSVTTRPDISQSYWTVWGMRKNEALVRFLESEDFDAAIIFVRTKNATLEVAEALEQSGYNSAALNGDMNQSLREQTLDRLKDGRLDILIATDVAARGLDVERISLVVNYDIPMDSESYVHRIGRTGRAGRAGRALLFVENRERRLLRNIERTMKLTIPEVELPTRELLSERRLAKFSAKIQQQLESSDLDIYRGLLAKIQPSADEALDMETLAAALLKMAQGERPLILPPDAPMRPKREFRDRDERFDRNDRAPRGDRNDRGPRGDRPERSGEDRPRRERRDVGDMQLYRIEVGRDDGVEVRHIVGAIANEGDISSRYIGNIKLFGTHSTIELPKGMPGEVLQHFTRTRILNKPMNMQLVGDAVPHTGGGERRGAPAGGRGGFGERREGGRSEGARGGEGRRFSGERREGGGAGRFSGERREGGRGPRRDDAPVRRRPTEA
- a CDS encoding luciferase-like monooxygenase, producing MTDKNCAFSVLDLAPIPQGSSAKEAFSHSLDLARLAEKRGYHRYWLAEHHNMSGIASAATSVLIGYLAANTSTLHLGSGGVMLPNHSPLVIAEQFGTLNTLYPGRIDLGLGRAPGSDQPTMRALRRHMGGDIDNFPRDVAELVDWFDARDPNPQVRPVPGYGEKIPVWLLGSSLYSAQLAAQLGLPFAFASHFAPDMLFQALQLYRTQFKPSARLEKPYAMVCINIIAADSNRDAEFLFTTMQQAFVKLRRGETGQLPPPIQNMDHFWTPGEKYGVDQALGMSLVGDKTKIRHGLESVLRETQADEIMVNGQIFDHQARLHSFDLAMQVKEELLG
- the nlpI gene encoding lipoprotein NlpI; this translates as MKPFLRWCFVATALTLAGCSNSSAWRKSEVLAVPLQPTLQQEVILARMEQILASRALSDDERAQLLYERGVLYDSLGLRALARNDFSQALAIRPDMPEVFNYLGIYLTQAGNFDAAYEAFDSVLELDPTYNYAYLNRGIALYYGGRAKLAQDDLLAFYQDDPNDPFRSLWLYIVERKLDEKQAVVALKQRYEKSDKEQWGWNIVEFYLGDISEATLMDRLKTDATDNTSLAEHLSETNFYLGKYYLSLGDKDSATALFKLAVANNVHNFVEHRYALLELALLGQEQDDLAESDQQ